A window of Anomalospiza imberbis isolate Cuckoo-Finch-1a 21T00152 chromosome 4, ASM3175350v1, whole genome shotgun sequence contains these coding sequences:
- the NSD2 gene encoding histone-lysine N-methyltransferase NSD2 isoform X5 translates to MDFSIKRSSQLLTQKINCIKMKQVPEILGNTNGKPQNCEVNRECSVYLGKAQLSATLQEGVMQKYNGHETLPFIPADKLKDLTSRVFNGESGAQDAKLRFEPQEIKGVGTPPNTTPIKNGSPEIKLKITKTYMNGKPLFESSICGDNGADVSQSEENEQKPANKERRSRKRSIKYDSLLEQGLVETALVSKTSSTAEKKAPAKRDPTQSTIKEEKVHLLKYNVGDLVWSKVSGFPWWPCMVSADPVLHAYTKLKGQKKSFRQYHVQFFGDAPERAWIFEKSLVPFKEKDQFEQLCQESARQALTKADKIKMLKPVSGKLRPQWEMGVKQASEAVGMTVEERQAKYTFIYVRDRPHLNPRVAKEVGIAVEPLEEMDESSYSNEETTPNLKSMKESGIPSKRRRRTSKLSAADDMQESSQLEDKNTTPQKSSEQAESKRGIGSPLNRKKTPASTPRSRKGDAVSQFLVFCQKYRDEVVAEHPDASSEEIEELLESQWNMLSEKQKARYNTKFAIVTSPKSEEDSGSSLKNIGEAKRKVFQDSPKRRSRSRSNLHGNKRNQKKRTKEPTEDFEVQEAPRKRLRMDKQNNRKNHRILRIGRGLWKSSSPIALPRQGHLEQVTQECVQRETSNDKTAKTNSSKVTETSSSQKNQSATKNLSDACKPLKKRNRASAAESSTLAFSKSSSPSASLTENEVKKKWCLHTAI, encoded by the exons ATGGACTTTAGCATCAAAAGAAGTTCTCAACTGTTAACTCAAAAAATTAACTGCATCAAAATGAAGCAGGTACCAGAGATCCTTGGAAATACCAATGGGAAACCTCAGAATTGTGAAGTGAATCGTGAATGTTCTGTCTACCTGGGCAAAGCACAACTTTCTGCCACTCTACAGGAAGGTGTCATGCAAAAATATAATGGCCATGAGACTCTTCCATTTATTCCAGCTGATAAATTGAAAGATCTGACCTCTCGGGTGTTTAATGGCGAGTCCGGGGCCCAAGATGCCAAGCTGCGCTTTGAACCTCAGGAAATAAAGGGAGTTGGAACACCCCCCAACACTACTCCTATCAAGAATGGCTCTCCAGAAATAAAGCTGAAAATCACTAAAACCTACATGAATGGGAAGCCTCTTTTTGAATCCTCCATTTGTGGAGACAATGGTGCGGATGTGTCTCAGTCGGAGGAAAATGAACAAAAGCCAGCAAACAAGGagaggagaagcagaaaaagaagcatAAAATATGACTCCTTACTTGAGCAGGGTCTTGTTGAAACAGCGTTAGTATCAAAGACTTCAAGCACCGCTGAAAAGAAG gctCCTGCTAAGAGAGATCCAACTCAAAGTACCATCAAAGAGGAAAAAGTCCATCTGTTGAAGTATAATGTAGGAGATCTAGTGTGGTCAAAAGTGTCTGGTTTCCCATGGTGGCCATGTATGGTTTCTGCTGATCCTGTTCTCCATGCCTACACTAAACTAAAAG gaCAGAAAAAGAGTTTTCGTCAATATCACGTTCAGTTTTTTGGAGATGCCCCAGAGCGAGCCTGGATATTTGAGAAGAGCCTGGTGCCCTTCAAAGAAAAAGACCAGTTTGAACAATTATGCCAAGAGAGTGCAAGACAAGCCCTCACTAAAGCAGATAAAATAAAG ATGCTAAAGCCGGTGTCAGGGAAGCTGCGGCCACAGTGGGAGATGGGTGTGAAGCAAGCCAGTGAAGCGGTGGGCATGACAGTAGAGGAGCGCCAGGCCAAGTACACCTTCATCTATGTCAGGGACAGACCTCATCTGAATCCTCGAGTGGCAAAGGAGGTTGGCATTGCTGTGGAACCCTTGGAGGAGATGGATGAGTCATCCTACTCAAATGAAGAAACCACTCCAAATCTGAAATCAATGAAGGAGTCTGGCATTCCTAgcaagaggaggagaaggacatCAAAACTCTCTGCTGCTGATGATATGCAAGAGAGCAGTCAGTTGGAGGATAAGAATACTACTCCTCAAAAGTCATCTGAACAGGCAGAATCCAAAAGAGGGATAGGCTCCCCTCTCAATAGAAAGAAAACTCCGGCGTCTACTCCACGAAGCAGAAAGGGCGATGCAGTATCTCAGTTTTTGGTCTTTTGTCAGAAGTACAGAGATGAG GTGGTTGCTGAACATCCAGATGCTTCAAGTGAGGAGATTGAAGAGCTGCTCGAATCGCAGTGGAACATGCTTAGTGAAAAACAGAAAGCTCGCTATAACACAAAGTTTGCCATAGTGACCTCTCCCAAATCTGAAGAAGACTCTG GTTCATCATTGAAGAATATTGGAGAGGCCAAACGTAAAGTGTTTCAAGACTCACCTAAAAGGAGATCAAGATCCAGAA GTAATTTACATGGAaataaaagaaaccaaaaaaagagGACAAAGGAGCCTACAGAAGATTTTGAAGTTCAGGAAGCTCCTAGGAAAAGACTCAGGATGGATAAACAGAATAATCGGAAG aatcacagaatccttagGATTGGAAGGGGCCTCTGGAAATCATCCAGTCCAATTGCCCTGCCAAGACAGGGCCATCTAGAGCAGGTTACACAGGAatgtgtccag aGGGAGACAAGCAATGacaaaacagcaaaaacaaaCTCTTCTAAGGTCACAGAAACCTCCTCTTCACAAAAGAACCAGTCAG